AGCAGGTGCAGCACCGTGTGAAACGCGTCACGCGGGCTCGCCGACTTGATCAGCGCGACGAACGCCAGCAGCAGCAGGAAGGTGACGTGCATCTCCACGCGGATGCCGGCGAAGGTGCCGAGGCGGAGCGTCCAGCGCATGGATCGAGCGTCCTCCGGTGAATGGCGATCCGGAGTCTCGCACAGCCGCGGGCTCCCGCTCCACTGGGCGGGACCCGGGAGCGCGCGGCGCGAGGCTGCGACCGGTCAGGCGGCGCGGCGGCGGGGAGCGCGGCGGACCGGTCCCGATTCCTCGGCGCGGCGCGCGCGACGGTAGAGCTCCTCGTGCGCGTAAACCGCCCGGTCAATGTCGAACCGTTCCATGGCCGCGAGCCGGCCGCGTTCGGCGTACTCGGCACGCCCCGCGGGATCGCGCACCAGCGCGGCGATGGCGTGCGCGAAGGCTCCGACCGGCTCCGAGGGAATCCGCAGCCCTTCGACGCCGTGCGTGATGAGCTCGCCGATCGAGCCGGCGTCGTGCGCGACGACCGGCAAGCCGACCGACATCGCCTGCATGACCCGCAGGCCCCCGCTCTCGGGAAGGGTGCCCGGCAGGCAGGCGACGTCGCAGGCGGCGAAGAGGGCGGGCGCGTCGGCCGCCGTCAGGCCGCTGAACACGTGCACCTGCGCGCCGAGCCCCATCTCGCGGGCTTCCGTGAGCAGCAGCTGCGGCCCGGCCGGATCGTCGGGATCGCTGTCGGGCACGATCATCTCGACACCGGGCAGGCGCGCGTTCAGCGCCACCAGCAGGTCGGACAGCGAGACGGCGCCCCGGTGCTGGCCGGCGTTGCCCAGCACCAGCACGCGCGCCGGGCGCGCGCCCGTGAGCAGCGCCGCGACGTCGGGCGAGGAGGGCGCGCCCGGCTCCGGCGTGTAGGCGAACGCGTCCACGCCCGGGCGCACGCAATCCACCGGGCGGCCGAGGCCCGCCTCGAGCCGCTCGCGCGCGGCGGCCGTGTGCGCGATCACGACGCGCGCCTCACCGCCGAGCGGGGCCCGTGCATCCATCGCGCGCAGGTGCAGCAGGCCCGCGCACGCGCCGCACTGCTCATGCGGGTGCGCCAGCGGGCACGCCGTCAGGGAGGGACGCTGGATCAGGTCGCCGGCCGCGCACATCGGCCAGTAGCCGTGCGCGTCCAGAACCAGCGGGGATTCCAGCAGCGCCTGCAGGACCGGCTCGCTCCACGGGCCGGCCGAAGCGAGATGCACCACGTCGGGCTTCTGGCCGAGCGCCTGGAAGATGACCGGCTCGATGCCACCGGACGACGGCCTCCAGACGGCCACCCCGGGAACCTCCGGCGCGGGCGAGTCGTCCTCGGGCCAATGCGCGAGCACCGCGGTCACTCGGTGACCACGGTAGGCGAGCCGGGCCGCCAGGTCTTCCAGCCAGCTCCCGGTCTCTTCCGGGCGGGTCGCCTCGAAGCCGTCGGCGACCAGGAGAATCCTCAAGCCGCGCGATCCTCGTCTTCGTCGTAGTGGTCTTCGTACCGGTCCTCGTCGGGGACGAAACCGGACTCCATCTCGGCCAGATCTTCGAACGCCAGTTCGGGACCCGCAGCGCGGGCGTCCTCGCAGGCCGCGGCCTCCTCGGCCGTCATGCCGCCGGGAGCGTTCCAGCGCTCCTGCAGATAGGCGCTCAACGCCTGCAGGTCGCGGCGGGCGGCGCTGTGGCCGGGGTGGATCCACAGCGTGTGACGCAGCAACCGGATCGCGTCCTCGACCGCGCCGTACTCGAAGCACGCCGTGGCCGCCACGAAGAACAGCCCCGGATGATGCGGCGAGAAGGACAGTCCGCGGAGCGCGCGCGAAAGCGCCTCGCGCGCGTCGTTGTCCTCCATCGCCGAGTAGGCGGCGCGGGCGAGGAAGCGGGCCGCCTCGGGATCGGGCGGGGAGTCCAGGCCGGGGATGTAGCAACGCAGCTCCTCGCAGGCCCGGCGCAGCGACATCGACACGAACGGATCGAGCCGCGAGGCGGGCGATGCGGCGACACGTTCCCCGAGGCGCGCGAACGCATCGAGGATGTCCTGCAGGCTGGGATGCTGGGAGGGCGACACCGTCGGCTCCGGG
Above is a window of Candidatus Eisenbacteria bacterium DNA encoding:
- a CDS encoding glycosyltransferase family 4 protein, which encodes MRILLVADGFEATRPEETGSWLEDLAARLAYRGHRVTAVLAHWPEDDSPAPEVPGVAVWRPSSGGIEPVIFQALGQKPDVVHLASAGPWSEPVLQALLESPLVLDAHGYWPMCAAGDLIQRPSLTACPLAHPHEQCGACAGLLHLRAMDARAPLGGEARVVIAHTAAARERLEAGLGRPVDCVRPGVDAFAYTPEPGAPSSPDVAALLTGARPARVLVLGNAGQHRGAVSLSDLLVALNARLPGVEMIVPDSDPDDPAGPQLLLTEAREMGLGAQVHVFSGLTAADAPALFAACDVACLPGTLPESGGLRVMQAMSVGLPVVAHDAGSIGELITHGVEGLRIPSEPVGAFAHAIAALVRDPAGRAEYAERGRLAAMERFDIDRAVYAHEELYRRARRAEESGPVRRAPRRRAA